The Henckelia pumila isolate YLH828 chromosome 2, ASM3356847v2, whole genome shotgun sequence genome includes a window with the following:
- the LOC140877241 gene encoding uncharacterized protein: MKSLSSGGNLLKLLEAIKSSVNMEVEVEVLVMEEPKMGTVKSQVKKLEVSVLVLGQKKLYPFLQCLCLKSGTEEFVEQGINKMECLTIGVQKQSKGVSGYLISTR; the protein is encoded by the exons ATGAAGAGCTTGAGTTCAGGTGGCAACTTGCTGAAGCTTCTCGAAGCCATTAAATCTTCTGTG AATATGGAG GTCGAAGTAGAAGTGCTGGTAATGGAAGAACCAAAGATGGGTACTGTGAAGAGCCAGGTGAAGAAGCTTGAAGTTTCTGTTCTGGTCTTAGGACAGAAGAAGCTCTACCCATTTCTTCAATG CCTTTGTTTGAAAAGCGGGACAGAGGAATTTGTGGAGCAAGGCATCAATAAGATGGAGTGCTTGACAATTGGAGTTCAAAAGCAGAGCAAAGGAGTGAGTGGGTATCTTATCAGCACCAGATGA
- the LOC140884819 gene encoding B3 domain-containing protein Os03g0212300-like isoform X2, whose protein sequence is MARNQKSMPSFFKVLINEDFNRQLRLPPAFTKEWGEILPKSLAQLRTGSGTMWDVKLEKLEDQNYYFSGGWSKFCEDAGLAIGEFLVFWYSGRAVFDVSVYGINACVRGGITAIKNPVQDSDPHEGVNRAPVAKDLDAKIKSEDEDWSNPEDEFDAAGKIGRYSKKLDRRESCRLDIPKAFVLSTGIAQDTTIHLQDSKSRLWPVQIATFPRQNGGYRFALTGGWKDFLVGNKAAVGSTVLLKCEKFGGTLLKAKVLNDAPNGGKLFKSNGQRGIRPSKLPISYDTPCKEECVFF, encoded by the exons ATGGCGAGGAATCAGAAATCAATGCCCTCGTTTTTCAAGGTTTTGATCAACGAAGACTTCAATCGCCAACTC CGGTTGCCGCCTGCTTTCACGAAAGAATGGGGAGAAATTTTGCCCAAATCCCTAGCCCAACTCAGGACTGGTTCCGGGACAATGTGGGATGTGAAACTGGAGAAACTGGAGGatcaaaattattacttttccGGAGGCTGGTCCAAGTTTTGTGAAGATGCAGGGCTTGCGATTGGAGAATTTTTGGTGTTCTGGTATAGCGGAAGGGCCGTATTTGATGTTTCGGTATATGGAATCAATGCCTGTGTGAGGGGGGGAATTACGGCAATTAAGAATCCGGTCCAAGATTCCGATCCTCATGAAGGC GTGAATCGTGCTCCAGTGGCAAAAGATTTGGATGCAAAGATAAAAAGCGAGGATGAAGATTGGAGTAATCCTGAAGATGAATTTGATGCTGCTGGCAAGATTGGACGTTATTCCAAGAAACTGGATCGGCGAGAGTCTTGCAGACTG GACATCCCCAAAGCTTTTGTGCTGTCGACCGGAATTGCTCAAGACACAACGATACATTTGCAGGACTCAAAATCGAGGCTGTGGCCGGTTCAGATTGCAACTTTTCCCCGGCAGAATGGGGGATATAGATTTGCATTGACGGGCGGGTGGAAAGATTTCCTGGTAGGAAACAAGGCTGCCGTTGGAAGCACGGTTTTGCTCAAATGTGAAAAGTTTGGTGGCACCTTACTgaaagccaaggttttgaatgACGCCCCAAATGGAGGAAAACTTTTCAAGTCCAACGGACAAAGGGGAATAAGACCTTCGAAACTTCCCATTTCCTACGACACGCCATGTAAGGAGGAATgcgttttcttttga
- the LOC140884819 gene encoding B3 domain-containing protein Os03g0212300-like isoform X1, translating to MARNQKSMPSFFKVLINEDFNRQLRLPPAFTKEWGEILPKSLAQLRTGSGTMWDVKLEKLEDQNYYFSGGWSKFCEDAGLAIGEFLVFWYSGRAVFDVSVYGINACVRGGITAIKNPVQDSDPHEGVAKDLDAKIKSEDEDWSNPEDEFDAAGKIGRYSKKLDRRESCRLDIPKAFVLSTGIAQDTTIHLQDSKSRLWPVQIATFPRQNGGYRFALTGGWKDFLVGNKAAVGSTVLLKCEKFGGTLLKAKVLNDAPNGGKLFKSNGQRGIRPSKLPISYDTPCEHDDIYVAPTGGEDV from the exons ATGGCGAGGAATCAGAAATCAATGCCCTCGTTTTTCAAGGTTTTGATCAACGAAGACTTCAATCGCCAACTC CGGTTGCCGCCTGCTTTCACGAAAGAATGGGGAGAAATTTTGCCCAAATCCCTAGCCCAACTCAGGACTGGTTCCGGGACAATGTGGGATGTGAAACTGGAGAAACTGGAGGatcaaaattattacttttccGGAGGCTGGTCCAAGTTTTGTGAAGATGCAGGGCTTGCGATTGGAGAATTTTTGGTGTTCTGGTATAGCGGAAGGGCCGTATTTGATGTTTCGGTATATGGAATCAATGCCTGTGTGAGGGGGGGAATTACGGCAATTAAGAATCCGGTCCAAGATTCCGATCCTCATGAAGGCG TGGCAAAAGATTTGGATGCAAAGATAAAAAGCGAGGATGAAGATTGGAGTAATCCTGAAGATGAATTTGATGCTGCTGGCAAGATTGGACGTTATTCCAAGAAACTGGATCGGCGAGAGTCTTGCAGACTG GACATCCCCAAAGCTTTTGTGCTGTCGACCGGAATTGCTCAAGACACAACGATACATTTGCAGGACTCAAAATCGAGGCTGTGGCCGGTTCAGATTGCAACTTTTCCCCGGCAGAATGGGGGATATAGATTTGCATTGACGGGCGGGTGGAAAGATTTCCTGGTAGGAAACAAGGCTGCCGTTGGAAGCACGGTTTTGCTCAAATGTGAAAAGTTTGGTGGCACCTTACTgaaagccaaggttttgaatgACGCCCCAAATGGAGGAAAACTTTTCAAGTCCAACGGACAAAGGGGAATAAGACCTTCGAAACTTCCCATTTCCTACGACACGCCAT